One Helianthus annuus cultivar XRQ/B chromosome 7, HanXRQr2.0-SUNRISE, whole genome shotgun sequence genomic region harbors:
- the LOC110868015 gene encoding NAC domain-containing protein 82 isoform X1 → MARSSLIPGFRFHPTDVELVMFYLKRKLLGKKITVNAVAEVNIYDFSPWDLPDKSCLKSGDLEYFFFCPKAKKYSSGGRSNRATESGFWKATGKDRTVKYNDRTVATIKTLVFHIGHKGKGERTDWVMHEYKMEDEHLANAGVVQDSYVLCKVFKKSGSGPKNGAQYGAPFNEEEWDDDLNGCATSQGVVCPVGASNAMDTEHEGPDTVNLTEPGSSSVTFSANTSNMTVAQVMSVTVPGSSNNEQEGPATMNLTEQGSSIVTLAANPPTDTLNMSAAQGLPVTVPGSTIGPLSVTDANFDLPDFMFFEDLDAIMGSEDYEAAANVENAVSNQDDIYTDLVNLVDLDDLNEINFKTDGADYMLDNLLALDDLDEFFVE, encoded by the exons ATGGCGCGTTCATCACTGATACCGGGATTTCGCTTTCATCCCACGGATGTTGAGTTGGTTATGTTTTATTTAAAGAGGAAGCTACTAGGTAAGAAAATTACTGTTAATGCTGTTGCTGAAGTCAACATATACGATTTCAGTCCATGGGATCTTCCAG atAAATCGTGTTTGAAAAGTGGAGACTTAGAGTATTTCTTTTTCTGCCCGAAAGCAAAAAAGTATTCAAGCGGCGGTAGATCTAATCGCGCGACTGAAAGTGGGTTCTGGAAAGCTACTGGGAAAGACAGAACGGTTAAGTACAATGACAGAACCGTTGCAACCATCAAGACATTGGTTTTTCATATTGGGCATAAAGGAAAGGGGGAAAGAACCGATTGGGTGATGCATGAATACAAAATGGAAGATGAACATTTGGCTAATGCGGGTGTTGTTCAG GATTCATACGTGTTGTGCAAGGTTTTTAAGAAAAGTGGTTCGGGGCCAAAAAATGGTGCACAGTATGGTGCACCGTTTAATGAAGAAGAGTGGGATGATGATTTAAATGGTTGTGCTACTTCTCAAGGAGTGGTTTGTCCAGTTGGTGCTTCCAACGCAATGGATACTGAACATGAGGGTCCTGATACAGTGAACCTGACTGAACCAGGTTCGTCTAGTGTCACGTTTTCTGCAAACACTTCGAACATGACTGTAGCTCAAGTTATGTCTGTCACTGTACCAGGTTCATCGAATAATGAACAAGAGGGCCCGGCTACAATGAACCTGACCGAACAAGGTTCATCTATTGTCACGCTTGCTGCAAATCCACCTACAGACACTTTGAACATGTCTGCAGCTCAAGGTCTGCCTGTCACTGTACCAGGCTCTACTATTGGCCCGTTGTCTGTCACCGATGCGAATTTTGATTTGCCTGATTTCATGTTTTTCGAAGATCTCGATGCAATTATGGGATCAGAG GATTATGAAGCTGCTGCTAATGTGGAGAACGCCGTATCCAATCAAGATGATATTTATACTGACTTGGTGAATCTAGTTGATCTGGATGACCTAAATGAGATCAATTTCAAGACTGATGGAGCCGACTACATGCTTGACAACCTTCTCGCACTTGATGATCTGGATGAATTTTTTGTTGAATGA
- the LOC110868015 gene encoding NAC domain-containing protein 82 isoform X2 gives MARSSLIPGFRFHPTDVELVMFYLKRKLLGKKITVNAVAEVNIYDFSPWDLPDKSCLKSGDLEYFFFCPKAKKYSSGGRSNRATESGFWKATGKDRTVKYNDRTVATIKTLVFHIGHKGKGERTDWVMHEYKMEDEHLANAGVVQDSYVLCKVFKKSGSGPKNGAQYGAPFNEEEWDDDLNGCATSQGVVCPVGASNAMDTEHEGPDTVNLTEPGSSNNEQEGPATMNLTEQGSSIVTLAANPPTDTLNMSAAQGLPVTVPGSTIGPLSVTDANFDLPDFMFFEDLDAIMGSEDYEAAANVENAVSNQDDIYTDLVNLVDLDDLNEINFKTDGADYMLDNLLALDDLDEFFVE, from the exons ATGGCGCGTTCATCACTGATACCGGGATTTCGCTTTCATCCCACGGATGTTGAGTTGGTTATGTTTTATTTAAAGAGGAAGCTACTAGGTAAGAAAATTACTGTTAATGCTGTTGCTGAAGTCAACATATACGATTTCAGTCCATGGGATCTTCCAG atAAATCGTGTTTGAAAAGTGGAGACTTAGAGTATTTCTTTTTCTGCCCGAAAGCAAAAAAGTATTCAAGCGGCGGTAGATCTAATCGCGCGACTGAAAGTGGGTTCTGGAAAGCTACTGGGAAAGACAGAACGGTTAAGTACAATGACAGAACCGTTGCAACCATCAAGACATTGGTTTTTCATATTGGGCATAAAGGAAAGGGGGAAAGAACCGATTGGGTGATGCATGAATACAAAATGGAAGATGAACATTTGGCTAATGCGGGTGTTGTTCAG GATTCATACGTGTTGTGCAAGGTTTTTAAGAAAAGTGGTTCGGGGCCAAAAAATGGTGCACAGTATGGTGCACCGTTTAATGAAGAAGAGTGGGATGATGATTTAAATGGTTGTGCTACTTCTCAAGGAGTGGTTTGTCCAGTTGGTGCTTCCAACGCAATGGATACTGAACATGAGGGTCCTGATACAGTGAACCTGACTGAACCAG GTTCATCGAATAATGAACAAGAGGGCCCGGCTACAATGAACCTGACCGAACAAGGTTCATCTATTGTCACGCTTGCTGCAAATCCACCTACAGACACTTTGAACATGTCTGCAGCTCAAGGTCTGCCTGTCACTGTACCAGGCTCTACTATTGGCCCGTTGTCTGTCACCGATGCGAATTTTGATTTGCCTGATTTCATGTTTTTCGAAGATCTCGATGCAATTATGGGATCAGAG GATTATGAAGCTGCTGCTAATGTGGAGAACGCCGTATCCAATCAAGATGATATTTATACTGACTTGGTGAATCTAGTTGATCTGGATGACCTAAATGAGATCAATTTCAAGACTGATGGAGCCGACTACATGCTTGACAACCTTCTCGCACTTGATGATCTGGATGAATTTTTTGTTGAATGA
- the LOC110868016 gene encoding ERAD-associated E3 ubiquitin-protein ligase HRD1B codes for MMRLQTYAGLSVIATLAVIYHAFSSRGQFYPATVYLSTSKVCLVLLLNMGLVIMCIMWQLTKLVFLGSLREAEVERLNEQSWREVMEILFAITIFRQDFSVTFLAMVTALLLVKSLHWLAQKRVEYIETTPTVSKLSHVRIVSFMGFLLLVDCLFLYNSVKHLIQTRQASVSLFFSFEYMILATTTISTFVKYVFYVSDMLMEGQWERKAVYTFYLELIRDLLHLSMYLCFFLVIFVNYGVPLHLIRELYETFRNFKLRIADYIRYRNITSNMNDRFPDATPEELNASDATCIICREEMTTAKRLVCGHLFHVHCLRSWLERQHTCPTCRALVIPNEGGTVTTRSRAGAHRQGANSENASSQDQNGDAPGDGNISRHQKRVQAAAAAAAIYQKSFVYPSPTALTWSSGYAVLPNKSTPGVSVNNGEHDNSVLNNHANFPSFQFPQTGFIPIQQQIEKSATEKKLVGESSSSGSREDLPISTDGKGKAVVSSSSLSDSGVDQSQNGP; via the exons ATGATGAGGCTACAGACATACGCGGGACTTAGTGTGATCGCCACACTTGCTGTTATCTATCACGCCTTTAGTAGTAGAGGGCAGTTCTACCCAGCAACAGTTTACTTATCTACCTCCAAAGTCTGTTTAGTGCTGCTTCTCAACATGGGTTTGGTGATCATGTGCATCATGTGGCAGCTCACAAAGCTAGTATTTCTCGGCTCTCTTAGAGAAGCAGAGGTCGAGAGACTGAACGAGCAATCATGGCGAGAAGTTATGGAAATTCTTTTTGCCATAACTATATTCCGGCAGGATTTTTCTGTTACGTTTCTTGCCATGGTTACCGCTCTTTTACTCGTCAAATCTTTGCATTGGTTGGCTCAAAAGAGAGTTGAGTACATTGAAACGACTCCAACTGTATCGAAGCTGTCTCATGTTCGGATTGTTTCTTTCATGGGATTCCTTCTCCTTGTTGACTGTCTTTTTTTGTATAACTCGGTAAAGCACTTGATACAAACGCGCCAAGCTTCCGTTTCTCTTTTCTTTTCATTCGA GTACATGATATTGGCTACGACAACAATCTCAACTTTTGTCAAATACGTTTTCTATGTGAGTGACATGCTTATGGAAGGACAATGGGAAAGAAAAGCAGTGTACACATTCTATTTGGAGCTGATTCGTGACTTGCTGCACTTATCTATGTATCTGTGCTTTTTCCTAGTAATCTTTGT GAACTATGGTGTGCCTCTGCACTTGATTCGGGAACTGTATGAGACATTTAGAAACTTCAAGTTGCGAATTGCTGATTACATCCGTTACCGGAATATCACATCAAATATGAATGACCGGTTTCCCGATGCAACACCTGAAGAGTTGAACGC AAGTGACGCAACCTGCATTATCTGTAGAGAGGAAATGACGACTGCGAAAAGATTAGTCTGCGGGCATCTTTTCCATGTGCACTGCCTCAGATCATGGTTAGAGAGACAACATACATGTCCTACTTGCAGGGCACTTGTTATACCAAATGAAGGTGGGACCGTCACAACACGCTCCCGAGCTGGAGCTCATCGTCAAG GAGCAAATTCGGAAAACGCATCTTCTCAAGATCAAAACGGTGACGCTCCAGGAGACGGGAATATTAGCAGACATCAAAAGAGAGTCCAAGCTGCCGCTGCAGCAGCTGCTATATatcagaaatcttttgtttacccttCTCCAACTGCGCTAACGTG GTCTTCTGGATATGCTGTGCTTCCCAACAAATCTACGCCTGGAGTCAGCGTTAATAATGGCGAACATGACAATTCGGTTCTGAACAATCATGCAAACTTTCCGTCTTTCCAGTTCCCACAAACTGGTTTCATACCAATCCAGCAGCAGATTGAG AAATCGGCGACAGAGAAAAAGTTGGTTGGAGAAAGTAGCAGCAGCGGCAGTAGGGAGGATCTGCCTATTAGTACTGATGGAAAAGGGAAGGCGGTGGTTTCATCATCATCTTTGTCGGATTCAGGCGTTGACCAAAGTCAAAATGGGCCATAA